The Sphingomonas sp. So64.6b genome includes a region encoding these proteins:
- a CDS encoding tetratricopeptide repeat protein: MLKPVKATIGTLLASGAAIVSAALFTLAATVPASADAGTARLSLARSLAMLKTGNISAARNHAQAAIKQDPNWGLAHAVLARAFLALGDGIGAEAELDRAKAAGFDAKRAQQLYAHAYLLQGDAKRAATTAATAEPRFAGYAIRVGARALAAQGDLPGAQRALSNLLSAAPGDSAAWSDLGRVRYNSGDVAGAIDAATKAGELDPANLEALTLRGELVRTQYGLVAALPWFEAALARDAYYHPALIEYASTLGDAGRYGDMLDATRRALASRPDSAQAFYLQAVLAARAGNYDLARTLMQRTGGTLSGLPGALLLEGTLDYQAGGYEQAINKWRELVARQPMNITARRLLGAAMLRSGDAQGALDVLRPVALRFDADSYTLTLVARAFERTGERDWAGKYLDRAAFPVRDASVPFGTDDSLTVLGGLANDNPDDPVRRMVFLRALVDAGENGQALDQAQALTRLSPGAPAAWLAVGDMQMVLKRYGEAAAAYRRAADIRFDEPTMLRTVDALDRAGHRPEASNVLALFLSQNPQNIAGQRLAAHWQLASGEFDAAIETLEGLRQRVGNRDAALLTELAYAYLGDDDDATGLSYAKAAYRLAPLNPVVTDAYGWALYQSGNNGAAAQLFEKAVAIAPEHAMLRWHLGQVYAELGRGADARGQIDAALSDPSFEDRDAAAALLKTLA; the protein is encoded by the coding sequence ATGCTTAAGCCCGTTAAAGCCACCATCGGTACGCTGCTTGCGAGCGGCGCTGCGATCGTATCCGCCGCCTTGTTCACGCTGGCCGCGACCGTGCCGGCCAGCGCCGATGCCGGGACTGCGCGGCTGTCGCTCGCCAGGAGCCTGGCGATGCTCAAGACGGGGAATATCAGCGCGGCGCGCAACCATGCGCAGGCGGCGATCAAGCAGGATCCCAATTGGGGCCTGGCGCATGCCGTGCTGGCGCGCGCTTTCCTGGCGCTTGGTGACGGCATTGGCGCCGAAGCCGAACTCGACCGCGCCAAGGCGGCCGGGTTCGACGCCAAGCGCGCGCAACAGCTCTACGCCCATGCCTATCTGCTGCAGGGCGATGCCAAGCGCGCGGCGACCACCGCGGCGACGGCGGAGCCGCGTTTTGCCGGTTATGCGATTCGCGTCGGCGCGCGCGCGCTGGCCGCGCAAGGCGATTTGCCGGGTGCGCAGCGTGCGCTGTCCAATCTTCTGTCGGCCGCGCCGGGGGATAGCGCGGCATGGTCCGATCTTGGCCGGGTGCGTTACAATTCGGGCGATGTCGCCGGCGCGATCGACGCGGCGACCAAGGCGGGCGAGCTTGACCCCGCCAATCTCGAGGCGCTGACCTTGCGCGGCGAACTGGTGCGGACTCAATATGGCCTGGTCGCGGCCTTGCCCTGGTTCGAGGCGGCTCTGGCGCGCGATGCCTATTATCATCCGGCGCTGATCGAATATGCCTCAACGCTCGGCGATGCCGGGCGTTATGGCGATATGCTCGACGCGACCCGCCGCGCGCTCGCGTCGCGGCCTGACAGTGCTCAGGCTTTCTATCTTCAGGCGGTACTCGCCGCGCGCGCGGGCAATTACGACCTTGCCCGCACGTTGATGCAGCGCACCGGCGGCACGCTCAGCGGCCTGCCCGGCGCGCTGCTGCTCGAAGGAACGCTCGATTATCAGGCGGGCGGTTACGAACAGGCGATCAACAAATGGCGCGAGCTGGTCGCGCGCCAGCCGATGAACATCACCGCGCGCCGCCTGCTTGGTGCGGCGATGCTGCGTTCGGGCGATGCGCAGGGCGCGCTCGATGTGTTGCGCCCGGTCGCGCTGCGCTTCGATGCCGACAGCTATACGCTGACCCTGGTCGCGCGCGCGTTCGAGCGCACCGGCGAGCGCGACTGGGCGGGCAAATATCTCGACCGGGCGGCATTTCCGGTGCGCGATGCGTCGGTGCCGTTCGGCACCGATGACAGCCTGACCGTGCTCGGTGGGCTCGCCAACGACAATCCCGACGATCCGGTGCGGCGCATGGTGTTCCTGCGCGCGCTGGTCGATGCGGGCGAAAATGGCCAGGCGCTCGATCAGGCGCAGGCGCTGACCCGGCTTTCGCCCGGCGCGCCCGCCGCCTGGCTTGCGGTCGGCGACATGCAGATGGTGCTGAAGCGTTATGGCGAAGCCGCCGCCGCCTATCGCCGCGCCGCCGATATCCGTTTCGACGAACCGACCATGTTGCGCACGGTCGACGCGCTCGACCGCGCCGGCCATCGGCCCGAAGCGTCGAACGTGCTTGCGCTGTTCCTGTCGCAGAATCCGCAGAACATCGCCGGCCAGCGTCTCGCCGCGCATTGGCAGCTCGCATCGGGCGAATTCGACGCCGCAATCGAAACGCTGGAGGGACTGCGCCAGCGCGTCGGCAACCGCGACGCCGCTTTGCTCACCGAACTGGCCTATGCCTATCTCGGCGATGACGACGATGCGACCGGTCTTTCCTATGCCAAGGCGGCCTATCGCCTCGCGCCGCTCAACCCGGTGGTGACCGACGCCTATGGCTGGGCGCTTTATCAAAGCGGGAACAATGGCGCCGCGGCGCAATTGTTCGAAAAGGCAGTGGCGATCGCGCCCGAACACGCAATGCTGCGCTGGCACCTCGGCCAGGTCTATGCCGAACTCGGCCGCGGTGCCGATGCGCGCGGGCAGATCGATGCGGCGCTGTCCGATCCGAGCTTCGAGGACCGCGATGCGGCGGCGGCGTTGTTGAAGACCCTGGCCTAA
- the prsR gene encoding PEP-CTERM-box response regulator transcription factor — translation MTGTNAARPKSLPKLLIVEDDVGLQRQLRWAYEGYDVVVASDRASALDAVRAEEPDVVTLDLGLPPDPDGTTEGFATLQAILTLKPDTKVIVASGHGARESALRAIADGAWDFYAKPIDIDALGLIVARAFHVHALEAENRRLAERSGTTALGGMITAAPEMLKVTRTIERVAGADVSVMLLGASGTGKELLARGVHDSSPRRNGAFVAINCAAIPETLLESELFGHEKGAFTGAVKTTEGKIELAQGGTLFLDEVGDIPLPLQVKLLRFLQERVIERIGGRKPIAVDTRIVCATHQDIDAMIAEGRFREDLYYRLAEIVVRIPSLAERSGDAGLLAHHFLKKYAKTMHSSVTGLSPDARAAIDAWGWPGNVRELENRMKRAVIMAEGKLVTAADLDLAGDAEDVPLNLRSVREIADRKAIRHALVRADGNISNTAKLLGVSRPTLYDLLKSYDLHA, via the coding sequence ATGACCGGGACCAACGCAGCACGACCCAAATCGCTGCCCAAATTGCTGATCGTCGAGGACGATGTCGGGCTGCAGCGCCAGTTGCGCTGGGCCTATGAGGGGTATGACGTGGTCGTCGCGTCGGACCGTGCCAGCGCGCTCGACGCGGTGCGCGCCGAGGAACCCGATGTGGTCACGCTCGACCTTGGCCTGCCGCCCGATCCGGACGGCACGACCGAGGGGTTCGCGACGCTGCAGGCGATCCTGACGCTCAAGCCCGATACCAAGGTCATCGTTGCCTCCGGGCATGGCGCGCGCGAAAGTGCGCTGCGCGCGATCGCCGATGGCGCGTGGGATTTCTATGCCAAGCCGATCGATATCGACGCGCTCGGCCTGATCGTCGCGCGCGCCTTTCACGTGCATGCGCTGGAGGCGGAGAATCGCCGCCTCGCCGAGCGTTCCGGCACCACCGCGCTGGGCGGGATGATCACCGCCGCGCCGGAGATGCTCAAGGTCACGCGCACGATCGAGCGCGTCGCCGGCGCGGACGTATCGGTCATGCTGCTTGGCGCGAGCGGCACGGGCAAGGAATTGCTCGCGCGCGGCGTGCATGATTCGAGCCCGCGCCGGAACGGGGCGTTCGTCGCGATCAATTGCGCGGCGATTCCCGAGACATTGCTCGAAAGCGAATTGTTCGGTCATGAAAAGGGCGCCTTCACCGGCGCGGTCAAGACGACCGAAGGCAAGATCGAACTGGCGCAGGGCGGTACGCTGTTTCTCGACGAGGTCGGCGACATTCCGTTGCCGCTGCAGGTCAAGCTGCTGCGTTTCCTGCAGGAGCGCGTGATCGAACGGATCGGCGGGCGCAAGCCAATCGCGGTCGACACGCGGATCGTGTGCGCGACACATCAGGATATCGATGCGATGATCGCCGAGGGCCGCTTCCGCGAGGATCTTTATTATCGCCTGGCCGAGATCGTCGTGCGCATCCCGTCGCTGGCCGAACGCAGCGGCGATGCCGGCCTGCTCGCGCATCATTTCCTGAAGAAATATGCCAAGACGATGCACTCATCGGTTACCGGCCTGTCGCCCGATGCGCGCGCCGCGATCGATGCATGGGGCTGGCCGGGCAATGTCCGCGAGCTGGAAAACCGCATGAAGCGCGCGGTGATCATGGCCGAGGGCAAGCTGGTCACCGCCGCCGATCTCGACCTGGCCGGCGATGCCGAGGATGTACCGCTCAATTTGCGCAGCGTGCGCGAGATCGCCGACCGCAAGGCGATCCGCCACGCGCTGGTCCGCGCCGACGGTAACATTTCCAATACCGCCAAGCTGCTAGGGGTGAGCCGCCCGACCCTTTACGATCTTTTGAAGAGCTATGACCTCCATGCTTAA
- the prsK gene encoding XrtA/PEP-CTERM system histidine kinase PrsK, with the protein MTIILWGHALAALLFGMLAVSQLRDAATALPRLTFVVALAATALWALAVAGIDPRDVTARVAESLRNLSWLGFMFALVRRDPDAPHGGAVITVYGVVVLIVLAGIGLAVAEATLPPADIASASLASVRLLLRMMVAVSALVLVHHLYSAVAPRARGGIRLVVIALAAMWCIDLAIHAVAYLTKSWGVELVATRGVAMTLLAPLFALAVMRNGDWTLKLSRTVAWQSLSLVATILWLVIMVLITSLIAAFGGAYVRIAQTAFVLGSAATTLTLVSSPWLKGWAKVKLAKHLFNHRYDYRAEWARFTETLGKPEGAAPLDERIVKAVADLTDSPAGLLLVPDGTGLGIGAAWQWDRDGLPVAGGDDVLARYLVASGRIVELDMIRNDAAAGAEAASVPQWMLDTNTAWALVPLVHLDRLQGAILLARPALDRALDWEDFDLLRIAGRQAASYLAEARAQEALADVERFDEFNRRFAFILHDIKNLVSQLTLVARNAERHADNPEFRADMVATLKDSAGRMNDLLARLSQHHSARAEELRPVELMPLVERVAARRRAQHPVAVIGGGEALAQTDPARLEQLLGHLLQNAIEASPFAEPVTIAVSADAGQVVIDVIDRGCGMSPAFIRDKLFKPFVSSKAGGFGIGAFEARQLAQAMGGGVAVTSREGEGTRFRVTLPRVRTDTMERAA; encoded by the coding sequence ATGACCATCATCCTGTGGGGCCATGCGCTCGCCGCCTTGCTCTTCGGCATGCTCGCCGTATCGCAGCTGCGCGACGCGGCGACCGCGCTGCCGCGGCTGACCTTCGTCGTCGCGCTCGCCGCGACTGCGCTCTGGGCGCTGGCGGTGGCGGGGATCGATCCGCGCGACGTGACCGCGCGCGTCGCCGAAAGCCTGCGCAACCTTTCCTGGCTCGGCTTCATGTTCGCGCTGGTGCGGCGCGATCCCGATGCGCCGCATGGCGGGGCGGTGATCACGGTTTACGGCGTGGTCGTGCTGATCGTGCTGGCGGGCATCGGCCTGGCCGTGGCGGAGGCGACATTGCCGCCGGCCGATATCGCCTCGGCGTCGCTCGCATCGGTGCGCCTGTTGCTGCGCATGATGGTCGCAGTCAGCGCGCTGGTCCTGGTCCATCATCTCTATTCGGCGGTCGCACCGCGCGCGCGCGGCGGGATCAGGCTGGTGGTCATCGCGCTTGCCGCGATGTGGTGCATCGACCTGGCGATCCATGCCGTCGCGTATCTGACCAAAAGCTGGGGCGTCGAGCTGGTCGCGACGCGCGGCGTGGCGATGACTTTGCTCGCGCCGCTGTTCGCGCTGGCGGTGATGCGCAATGGCGACTGGACGCTGAAACTGTCGCGCACCGTCGCCTGGCAATCGCTGTCGCTCGTCGCGACCATATTGTGGCTGGTGATCATGGTGCTTATCACCAGCCTGATCGCGGCGTTCGGCGGCGCTTATGTGCGCATCGCGCAGACCGCCTTTGTGCTCGGATCGGCCGCCACCACGCTGACCCTGGTCTCCTCACCCTGGCTCAAGGGCTGGGCGAAGGTGAAGCTGGCCAAGCATCTGTTCAATCACCGCTATGATTATCGCGCCGAATGGGCGCGCTTCACCGAAACATTGGGCAAGCCCGAGGGCGCGGCGCCGCTCGACGAGCGCATCGTCAAGGCGGTCGCCGATTTGACCGATTCGCCCGCCGGGCTGTTGCTCGTGCCCGACGGCACCGGGCTGGGCATCGGCGCGGCATGGCAATGGGATCGCGACGGGCTGCCCGTCGCGGGCGGCGACGATGTGCTGGCGCGCTATCTCGTCGCCAGCGGGCGGATCGTCGAACTCGACATGATCCGCAACGATGCCGCCGCCGGCGCCGAAGCGGCCAGCGTGCCGCAATGGATGCTCGACACCAACACCGCCTGGGCGCTGGTGCCGCTGGTCCATCTCGACCGGCTGCAGGGCGCGATCCTGCTGGCGCGGCCGGCGCTCGACCGGGCGCTCGACTGGGAGGATTTCGACCTGTTGCGCATCGCCGGGCGTCAGGCCGCAAGTTACCTCGCCGAGGCGCGCGCGCAGGAGGCGCTGGCCGATGTCGAGCGCTTCGACGAATTCAACCGCCGCTTCGCCTTCATCCTTCATGACATCAAGAATCTGGTGAGCCAGTTGACGCTGGTCGCGCGCAATGCCGAACGCCATGCCGACAACCCCGAGTTCCGCGCCGATATGGTCGCGACGCTGAAGGATTCGGCGGGGCGGATGAATGATTTGCTCGCGCGCCTGTCGCAGCATCACAGCGCCCGTGCCGAGGAACTTCGCCCGGTCGAATTGATGCCTTTGGTCGAGCGTGTTGCCGCGCGCCGCCGCGCGCAGCATCCGGTCGCGGTGATCGGCGGCGGCGAGGCGTTGGCCCAGACCGATCCGGCGCGGCTCGAACAATTGCTCGGTCATTTGCTGCAGAACGCGATCGAGGCGAGCCCGTTCGCCGAACCGGTGACCATCGCGGTTTCCGCCGATGCCGGCCAGGTCGTGATCGACGTGATCGACCGCGGATGCGGCATGTCGCCGGCGTTTATTCGCGACAAGCTGTTCAAACCGTTCGTGTCGTCCAAGGCCGGCGGTTTCGGCATCGGCGCGTTCGAGGCGCGGCAGCTTGCCCAGGCGATGGGCGGCGGCGTCGCGGTGACCAGCCGTGAAGGCGAGGGCACGCGTTTCCGCGTCACCTTGCCGCGAGTCCGAACCGATACGATGGAGCGCGCGGCATGA
- a CDS encoding TIGR03013 family XrtA/PEP-CTERM system glycosyltransferase, with the protein MIRLFKHYIPHAVLLLGLFDVLLLLVAAEFGWTYRANQIAMIVEPIHTRIPQLLTFAISLELAMIAVGVYGASSLQSLRYASARLVVAISLGVIFLSVIFFLMPAITFWRSNLLYSMAAAMVLLVSLRVLLGKMLGGQAFKRRVVVLGAGARAARLKALAATPGAGFVVVGYVSMSEAARVIPEAIARDAIYNLADHVVLLNASEVVLALEERRNALPLKDLLRIKTTGVHVNEISTFLERETGRVDLQSVNPSWLIFSDGFSSGRMLSSLFKRLFDITASALLLALTAPIIVLTAIAIKLESKGPAFYRQRRVGLYSVGFDCIKLRSMRQDAEIGGQAVWAEKDDPRITRIGRFIRKVRIDELPQTWSVLKGEMSFVGPRPERPQFVDDLEQQLPYYAERHMVKPGITGWAQINYPYGASIEDSRQKLEYDLYYAKNYSPFLDILILLQTIRVVLWPEGAR; encoded by the coding sequence ATGATCAGGTTGTTCAAGCATTACATACCGCACGCCGTGCTGCTGCTCGGCCTGTTCGACGTGCTGTTGTTGCTTGTCGCCGCCGAGTTCGGCTGGACCTATCGCGCGAACCAGATCGCGATGATCGTCGAACCGATTCATACGCGCATTCCGCAATTGCTGACTTTCGCCATTTCGCTCGAACTCGCGATGATCGCGGTCGGGGTTTACGGCGCGAGTTCGCTGCAATCGCTGCGCTACGCCTCGGCGCGGCTGGTCGTGGCGATTTCGCTCGGCGTGATTTTCCTCAGCGTGATCTTCTTTCTGATGCCGGCGATCACTTTCTGGCGTTCGAACCTGCTTTATTCGATGGCCGCGGCGATGGTGTTGCTGGTCAGCTTGCGCGTCCTGCTTGGCAAGATGCTCGGCGGGCAGGCGTTCAAGCGCCGCGTCGTCGTGCTCGGCGCGGGCGCACGCGCGGCGCGATTAAAGGCGCTGGCCGCGACGCCGGGCGCCGGGTTCGTGGTGGTTGGTTATGTCTCGATGAGCGAAGCGGCACGAGTGATCCCGGAGGCGATCGCGCGCGACGCGATCTATAATCTCGCCGACCATGTCGTGCTGCTCAACGCCAGCGAAGTCGTGCTGGCGCTGGAGGAACGGCGCAATGCGCTGCCGCTCAAGGATCTGTTGCGGATCAAGACCACCGGCGTCCATGTCAACGAAATCTCGACCTTCCTCGAACGCGAAACCGGCCGGGTCGACCTGCAGAGCGTCAATCCGAGCTGGCTGATCTTCTCCGACGGTTTCTCCTCAGGGCGGATGTTGTCGAGCCTGTTCAAGCGATTGTTCGACATTACCGCGAGCGCGCTGTTACTCGCGCTGACCGCGCCGATCATCGTGCTCACGGCGATCGCGATCAAGCTGGAGAGCAAGGGGCCGGCTTTCTACCGCCAGCGCCGCGTCGGCCTGTACAGCGTCGGGTTCGACTGCATCAAATTGCGTTCGATGCGCCAGGATGCCGAGATCGGCGGTCAGGCGGTCTGGGCGGAGAAGGACGATCCGCGCATCACGCGTATCGGCCGTTTCATCCGCAAGGTGCGGATCGACGAACTGCCGCAGACCTGGTCGGTGCTGAAGGGCGAGATGAGCTTTGTCGGGCCGCGTCCCGAACGCCCGCAATTCGTCGACGATCTCGAACAGCAACTGCCTTATTATGCCGAGCGCCACATGGTGAAGCCGGGCATCACGGGCTGGGCGCAGATCAATTATCCCTATGGCGCGTCGATCGAGGATTCACGGCAGAAGCTCGAATACGACCTGTATTACGCCAAGAACTATTCGCCCTTTCTCGACATATTGATCCTGCTGCAGACGATCCGCGTCGTGTTGTGGCCGGAGGGTGCGCGGTAG
- a CDS encoding sugar phosphate nucleotidyltransferase, which yields MSRPERPKQMLALTAEQTMLQLTAKRATGERFAAPIVVANARHADMIDQQLDAVAAGAQAIILEPMGRNTAPAIALAAIAAGGGPEPLLVMPSDHVITDVDAFHAAIHAALPLVAEGWLVTFGIAPDAPETGYGWIQIGEEIAEGVNKVKSFVEKPPRDKAEAMLAAGDHAWNGGIFLFRADMYLGALASFAPDMLVAAQQAMDKARHEGKRIYPDAEAFAASPADSIDYAVMEKAARVAVVPVDMGWSDLGSWDALYALSADGDGHAHAGHDGGEVVAIDTANCLVRSDGVRIAIVGVEDLIVVASGNDVLILPRGRSQEVKKLIEAMKDS from the coding sequence ATGTCGCGGCCCGAGCGCCCCAAGCAGATGCTCGCGCTGACCGCCGAGCAAACCATGCTGCAGCTGACCGCGAAACGCGCGACCGGCGAACGCTTCGCCGCGCCGATCGTCGTCGCCAATGCGCGTCATGCCGACATGATCGACCAGCAACTCGACGCGGTCGCGGCGGGCGCGCAAGCGATCATCCTCGAACCGATGGGCCGCAACACCGCCCCCGCCATCGCGCTCGCCGCGATCGCCGCGGGCGGCGGGCCCGAACCGCTGCTGGTCATGCCGTCGGACCATGTCATCACCGATGTCGATGCGTTCCACGCCGCGATTCATGCCGCGCTGCCGCTGGTCGCGGAGGGCTGGCTGGTCACCTTCGGCATCGCGCCCGACGCGCCGGAAACCGGCTATGGCTGGATCCAGATCGGCGAAGAGATCGCCGAAGGGGTCAACAAGGTCAAAAGCTTTGTCGAGAAACCGCCGCGCGACAAAGCCGAGGCGATGCTTGCGGCGGGCGACCATGCGTGGAACGGCGGCATCTTCCTGTTCCGCGCCGACATGTATCTCGGCGCGCTCGCGTCCTTCGCGCCCGACATGCTGGTCGCGGCACAACAGGCGATGGACAAGGCGCGGCACGAGGGCAAGCGCATCTATCCCGACGCGGAAGCGTTCGCCGCCTCGCCCGCCGACTCGATCGACTATGCGGTGATGGAAAAGGCCGCGCGTGTCGCGGTCGTGCCGGTCGATATGGGGTGGAGCGACCTGGGCAGTTGGGACGCGCTCTATGCGCTGAGCGCGGATGGTGATGGCCATGCCCATGCCGGTCATGACGGCGGCGAAGTCGTCGCGATCGACACCGCAAACTGCCTGGTGCGCAGCGACGGCGTGCGCATTGCGATCGTCGGGGTCGAGGATCTGATCGTCGTGGCAAGCGGCAACGACGTCCTGATCCTGCCCCGCGGCCGCAGCCAGGAGGTCAAGAAACTGATCGAGGCGATGAAAGACTCCTGA
- a CDS encoding bifunctional helix-turn-helix transcriptional regulator/GNAT family N-acetyltransferase → MANDVLKEMGYLFLGSRLKRLAERMQADVASIAERAGLAIQPSQYPILVALDRFGTLTVGALAEKLGLSQPAITRNLARLVELGLIETIATPGDQRRRSLSLTEAGHEAMARSKRDVWPYIDAAVLELCDGLDGPLLGQIATIEDALERQSLERRALDGPASGLMIREYSDELARDFHDINAEWIASMFRIEQTDRDVLENPRVRIIDPGGVILFAEAKGLGVVGTCALQKTGERQFELTKMGVLESARGRKAGEYLLDAMLRRARQMEVETLYLLTSSKCAAAIHLYEKHGFAHDAEIMRDFGARYERCDVAMRYRG, encoded by the coding sequence ATGGCGAACGATGTCCTGAAGGAAATGGGCTATCTCTTCCTCGGTAGCCGGTTGAAAAGGCTGGCCGAACGGATGCAGGCCGATGTCGCGAGCATTGCCGAGCGTGCCGGGCTGGCGATCCAGCCGAGCCAATATCCGATCCTCGTCGCGCTCGACCGTTTCGGGACGCTGACCGTCGGCGCGCTGGCCGAGAAGCTGGGGCTGAGCCAGCCGGCGATCACGCGCAACCTGGCCCGGCTGGTCGAACTCGGCCTGATCGAGACGATCGCTACGCCGGGCGACCAGCGCCGCCGGTCATTGTCGCTGACCGAAGCCGGCCATGAGGCGATGGCGCGATCGAAGCGCGACGTCTGGCCGTATATCGACGCGGCGGTGCTTGAGCTGTGCGATGGGCTGGATGGCCCGCTGCTCGGGCAGATCGCGACGATCGAGGATGCTCTCGAACGCCAGTCGCTTGAGCGGCGCGCGCTTGACGGGCCGGCGTCGGGCCTGATGATCCGGGAATATTCCGACGAGTTGGCGCGCGATTTCCACGACATCAATGCCGAGTGGATCGCATCGATGTTCCGCATCGAGCAGACCGACCGCGACGTGCTGGAAAACCCCCGCGTGCGGATCATCGATCCCGGCGGGGTGATCCTGTTCGCCGAAGCGAAGGGTCTTGGCGTGGTCGGCACCTGCGCCCTTCAGAAAACCGGCGAGCGGCAATTCGAGCTGACCAAGATGGGCGTGCTCGAATCCGCGCGTGGCCGCAAGGCGGGCGAATATCTGCTTGACGCAATGCTACGCCGCGCGCGGCAGATGGAGGTCGAAACACTCTATCTGCTGACCAGTTCGAAATGCGCCGCCGCGATCCATCTCTACGAGAAACACGGCTTCGCGCACGACGCGGAGATCATGCGCGATTTCGGCGCACGCTATGAACGCTGCGACGTGGCGATGCGCTATAGAGGTTAG
- a CDS encoding cupin domain-containing protein, with product MLSPTTLTAAFDRVTDYWSPKVIGRVNDQLLKAAKLKGEFVWHAHDGEDELFYIVKGSLRIEFEDGPVELSQGDFLTVPSGVRHNPVADEECWVLLIEPASTKHTGDEVTSRTRSLDEQLS from the coding sequence ATGTTATCCCCCACCACCCTGACCGCCGCCTTCGACCGCGTGACCGACTATTGGTCGCCCAAGGTAATCGGGCGGGTCAATGATCAGTTGCTCAAGGCGGCCAAGCTGAAGGGCGAATTCGTGTGGCACGCGCATGATGGCGAGGACGAGCTGTTCTACATCGTTAAGGGCTCGCTGCGGATCGAGTTCGAGGATGGTCCGGTCGAGCTGTCGCAGGGCGACTTCCTGACCGTGCCGAGCGGCGTCCGGCACAATCCGGTCGCGGACGAGGAATGCTGGGTGCTGCTGATCGAACCGGCCTCGACCAAACATACCGGCGACGAGGTCACCTCGCGCACCCGCAGCCTGGACGAGCAGCTTAGTTAG
- a CDS encoding SulP family inorganic anion transporter, with translation MRRADIIAGLSVAGLMLPEAVAYAGIAGLAPQHAILAAIVGALTYAAIGRSRFAIVSPTSSSAAIMAASLGTLTADPAVKIALATITVALVGITFLAASLARLGGLTGFVSRPVLRGFAFGLAITIILNQMPLVFGVTPQAGNVFGLVAGLLSDFGAWNGVSIATGAAALFLLLALRRLPSIPGAFIVLAAGIAASILFDLPGHGVATVGIIELSIAIPSLPHIPYPMLAGLAELVIPLVLILLAESWGTMRALALSHGDRIEPNRELAALGMANLASALVQGLPVGAGFSAGSASEAAGARTRAAGAIAATGLALLMLAGVRLVAHLPQPVLAAVVIAALSHALNPQPIVRLWRLGRDQYVAIGAAVGVLALGVLNGMLFAILLSIAALVRRLASPQLVRLGRLGSSQNFVDLARHPDATPIPGVAIWRPAEPLFFANAEAVLSLIASQQAADPTITTVVVSLEESFDVDSSAVDALIEFDARLRMNGARLLLARVRDTVRDLLMAAGAHDLVARSSYSVDDAVAGLSQETDR, from the coding sequence ATGCGCAGAGCCGATATCATCGCCGGTCTGTCGGTTGCCGGCCTGATGCTGCCCGAGGCGGTCGCTTATGCCGGCATCGCCGGGCTTGCCCCGCAACATGCCATCCTCGCGGCGATCGTTGGCGCCCTGACCTATGCGGCGATCGGCCGCAGCCGTTTCGCGATCGTTTCGCCGACGTCCTCCTCGGCGGCGATCATGGCCGCCTCGCTTGGCACGCTGACCGCCGACCCCGCCGTGAAGATCGCGCTCGCGACGATCACGGTGGCGCTGGTCGGCATCACCTTTCTCGCGGCATCGCTGGCGCGGCTTGGCGGGTTGACCGGGTTCGTTTCCCGGCCGGTGCTGCGCGGCTTCGCCTTCGGGCTCGCGATCACCATCATCCTCAACCAAATGCCTTTGGTCTTTGGCGTTACGCCGCAAGCGGGCAATGTCTTCGGCCTTGTCGCCGGCCTGTTGTCCGATTTCGGGGCCTGGAACGGTGTGAGCATCGCCACCGGGGCCGCCGCGCTGTTCCTGCTGCTGGCACTGCGACGGCTGCCTTCGATCCCCGGGGCGTTCATCGTGCTGGCGGCCGGCATCGCCGCGTCGATCCTGTTCGACCTGCCGGGGCACGGCGTTGCGACGGTCGGTATCATCGAGCTGAGCATCGCGATCCCTTCGCTGCCGCACATCCCCTATCCGATGCTCGCGGGGCTGGCCGAGCTTGTCATACCGCTGGTCCTGATCCTGCTTGCGGAGAGCTGGGGGACGATGCGCGCGCTGGCGCTGAGCCATGGCGACCGGATCGAGCCAAACCGCGAACTGGCCGCGCTCGGCATGGCTAACCTCGCCTCCGCGCTGGTCCAGGGATTACCGGTCGGGGCGGGGTTTTCCGCCGGCTCGGCCAGCGAGGCGGCCGGCGCCAGGACGCGAGCGGCAGGCGCGATCGCCGCGACCGGCCTCGCTTTGTTGATGCTGGCCGGCGTCCGGCTCGTCGCGCACCTGCCACAACCGGTGCTCGCGGCGGTGGTGATCGCGGCCCTGTCCCACGCGCTCAATCCGCAGCCGATCGTCCGGCTATGGCGCCTCGGGCGTGACCAATATGTGGCGATCGGCGCGGCGGTCGGTGTCCTGGCGCTCGGCGTGCTCAACGGCATGTTGTTCGCGATATTATTGTCGATCGCGGCGCTGGTGCGTCGGCTCGCCTCGCCGCAACTGGTCAGGCTCGGGCGGCTGGGCAGCTCGCAAAATTTCGTCGATCTCGCGCGCCATCCCGACGCGACCCCCATCCCCGGCGTGGCGATCTGGCGACCGGCCGAGCCGCTGTTCTTCGCCAATGCCGAAGCGGTGCTGTCCCTGATCGCCAGCCAGCAGGCCGCCGACCCCACCATCACCACGGTGGTGGTCAGCCTGGAGGAAAGCTTCGATGTCGACAGCAGCGCGGTCGATGCGTTGATCGAATTCGATGCGCGCCTGCGCATGAATGGCGCCCGCCTGTTGCTCGCCCGGGTCCGCGACACCGTGCGCGACCTGCTGATGGCGGCCGGGGCGCATGACCTTGTCGCGCGAAGCAGCTACAGCGTGGACGATGCCGTCGCCGGCCTGTCGCAGGAGACCGATCGATGA